Proteins found in one Paraburkholderia caballeronis genomic segment:
- a CDS encoding SWIM zinc finger family protein has protein sequence MSESAKLAKLLTLAEVQSRADPKTFARGKAYFHDGAVSRLEEHHGAIRATVRGTHRYRVELAAGDGELAYDCSCPVGDDGIFCKHAVAVALSWLENSGEEVFHADEPDRDKPRKKRKTNAETIREYVATLDKNALEGLLLDAVERDRALRDRLLFAARAAGASDLSGMKAAVRQATRIARPLDWREADAYGDGLMSLADMLRQRLAGPTAAQVVELSELAIAGAEKSLEQIDDSSGNVMPAIVELASVHLDACRLTRPDPVKLAERLFRLQTESVWDTFYDVLPAYVEPLGEGGLRRYRQLVLEAWEALPALAPDKPLRRSYDSRRMRLEHAMEALAEQDGDIDALIRIHAKDLSSASRFLELAELCVRHGRPDEGLAWAERGLHESGEKFDPRLLGFCIDGYLHRREFDRADAFAWRRFEAHPAANAFAALMNVATATGRYDETRERALQHLWSLVREDESSGKAKRNVWRAHARTELVRIFLAENENDAAWDAFTGGPVARHLGADMAAVRGRTHPRDAIALYHRMLPVAVENGARNARYDEAFDVVRAIGGLRVQLGEHAEFTEELDVIRSTYRAKRNFIKLLATFI, from the coding sequence ATGTCCGAATCAGCAAAGCTTGCGAAGCTGCTCACCCTCGCCGAAGTTCAGTCGCGCGCCGACCCGAAGACATTCGCGCGCGGCAAAGCCTATTTCCATGATGGCGCCGTGTCTCGTCTGGAAGAACATCACGGGGCCATTCGCGCCACCGTACGCGGCACGCACCGTTACCGGGTCGAACTCGCCGCCGGGGACGGCGAACTCGCTTACGACTGCAGTTGCCCGGTCGGCGACGACGGCATTTTCTGCAAGCACGCGGTCGCCGTTGCGCTGTCCTGGCTGGAAAATTCCGGCGAGGAGGTGTTCCACGCCGACGAGCCCGATCGCGACAAACCGCGGAAGAAGCGGAAGACCAACGCGGAAACAATCCGCGAATACGTGGCGACGCTGGACAAGAATGCGCTTGAGGGTTTGTTGCTGGACGCGGTCGAGCGGGACCGGGCCCTGCGTGACAGGCTGCTGTTCGCCGCGCGCGCGGCCGGCGCATCCGACCTGTCCGGCATGAAAGCCGCCGTCAGGCAGGCCACGCGGATTGCCCGGCCGCTGGACTGGCGGGAGGCGGACGCATACGGCGACGGCCTGATGTCGCTGGCCGACATGTTGCGCCAACGGCTGGCCGGACCGACCGCGGCACAGGTCGTCGAGTTGTCGGAGCTGGCGATTGCCGGCGCGGAAAAGAGCCTTGAGCAGATCGACGACTCCAGTGGCAACGTGATGCCCGCCATCGTCGAGCTGGCATCGGTCCACCTCGATGCGTGCAGGCTGACCAGGCCAGACCCCGTGAAGCTTGCGGAGCGGCTCTTCCGGCTACAGACAGAAAGCGTGTGGGACACGTTCTACGACGTGTTGCCGGCGTACGTGGAGCCGCTCGGCGAGGGCGGATTACGCCGCTATCGCCAGTTGGTCCTCGAAGCCTGGGAGGCGCTTCCTGCGCTTGCGCCGGACAAACCGCTTCGCCGCTCATATGACTCCCGGCGCATGAGACTTGAGCACGCCATGGAAGCCCTCGCGGAACAGGATGGCGATATTGACGCGCTTATCCGCATTCACGCGAAAGACCTGTCGAGTGCATCCCGCTTCCTGGAGTTGGCTGAGCTTTGCGTGCGGCACGGCCGCCCTGACGAGGGCCTCGCGTGGGCGGAGCGCGGCCTGCATGAGTCGGGCGAAAAGTTCGACCCGCGCCTGCTCGGCTTCTGCATCGATGGCTATCTGCATCGACGCGAGTTCGATCGGGCCGATGCGTTTGCGTGGCGACGTTTCGAAGCTCACCCTGCGGCGAATGCGTTTGCCGCATTGATGAACGTTGCGACAGCCACGGGTCGATATGACGAAACCCGCGAGCGCGCACTGCAGCACCTTTGGTCGCTGGTCAGGGAGGACGAGTCATCCGGTAAAGCGAAGCGAAACGTCTGGCGCGCCCATGCGCGGACCGAACTGGTCAGGATTTTTCTCGCCGAAAACGAGAACGACGCCGCGTGGGATGCTTTCACAGGTGGCCCGGTTGCACGACATCTAGGGGCAGACATGGCTGCCGTGCGCGGCAGGACGCATCCACGTGATGCAATCGCGCTCTATCACCGGATGCTGCCTGTCGCGGTGGAAAACGGCGCGCGCAACGCACGTTATGACGAAGCATTTGATGTTGTACGTGCCATCGGCGGGTTGCGGGTGCAACTCGGTGAACACGCGGAATTCACCGAAGAGCTGGACGTGATTCGCTCGACATATCGCGCGAAGCGCAACTTTATCAAGCTGCTCGCCACATTTATCTGA
- a CDS encoding caspase family protein codes for MPQPLVERIKAKFQAHGLDQASVARDSTGRIQLTGTYRNEDEVDQAFTIVQSIVGIKSTSPFYPTHILQKRWERAAGQALDAYAHGARHASAMPVKRALVVGINHFADPYHLPDIQGADDAVVVQAYLKQAGYTVTALLNERATKANIEAAIARLGGEIGPNDQVFIYISSHGNVPVPTPAGQDQRKMSIMAYDSGDQNTVKSNDRTEILLHFQNHAVPDTLVQDLARKPSAMTRVVIDTCYSGDMLDDISDDSTTYILQTNGGRSEREGISLASWTGPAYTAKGIRFSDDGAGAGASGGQVGGAAAHTAVDRNRSGYQIITATSTNEESLGPKSGHFASPLDPGRTLRGSYFTQSLFDYLAHDNGQLDPAFRDAQRFTSSTAVEVSHGNAHQVPRQFSTIPAQQNDLFQ; via the coding sequence GTGCCGCAGCCGCTGGTCGAGCGGATCAAGGCGAAGTTTCAGGCGCACGGGCTGGACCAGGCGAGCGTCGCCCGCGACAGCACGGGCCGGATTCAGTTGACCGGCACTTACCGCAACGAGGACGAAGTCGACCAGGCATTCACGATCGTGCAGTCGATCGTCGGGATCAAATCGACGTCGCCGTTCTATCCCACGCATATTCTGCAAAAGCGCTGGGAGCGCGCAGCGGGCCAGGCGCTCGACGCCTATGCGCATGGCGCTCGCCACGCGTCGGCCATGCCGGTGAAGCGTGCGCTGGTGGTCGGCATCAATCATTTCGCCGACCCTTACCACTTGCCCGACATCCAGGGGGCCGACGATGCTGTGGTCGTGCAGGCGTACCTGAAGCAGGCGGGCTATACGGTGACGGCGCTGCTGAACGAACGCGCGACGAAGGCCAACATCGAGGCGGCCATCGCGAGGCTCGGCGGCGAGATCGGTCCGAACGACCAGGTATTCATCTACATTTCGAGCCACGGCAATGTCCCGGTGCCGACGCCGGCCGGCCAGGACCAGCGCAAGATGTCGATCATGGCCTACGACTCGGGCGACCAGAATACGGTCAAGTCGAACGACCGCACCGAAATCCTGCTGCATTTCCAGAACCATGCCGTGCCCGACACGCTGGTGCAGGATCTCGCGCGCAAGCCGAGTGCGATGACGCGTGTCGTGATCGACACCTGCTATAGCGGCGACATGCTCGACGACATCAGCGACGACAGCACGACCTATATCCTGCAAACCAATGGCGGCCGCAGCGAGCGGGAGGGTATTTCGCTGGCTTCGTGGACCGGTCCGGCCTATACCGCAAAGGGCATCCGTTTCTCTGACGACGGCGCCGGTGCCGGCGCCAGCGGCGGCCAGGTTGGTGGGGCGGCCGCGCACACGGCCGTCGACCGCAACCGCAGCGGCTACCAGATCATCACCGCGACGAGCACGAACGAGGAGTCGCTCGGGCCGAAGTCCGGCCATTTCGCCAGCCCGCTCGATCCGGGCCGCACGCTGAGGGGCTCGTATTTCACGCAGTCGCTGTTCGACTATCTGGCGCACGACAACGGTCAGCTCGACCCGGCTTTCCGCGACGCGCAGCGCTTTACTTCCAGTACGGCGGTCGAGGTGTCGCATGGCAATGCACACCAGGTGCCGCGCCAGTTCTCGACGATCCCGGCTCAGCAAAACGATCTGTTTCAATAG
- a CDS encoding glycine zipper family protein — protein sequence MASNKKAKVASVVTAMGLLFSSTALFAQESANSDLDSCVRQKQVITTVKGSVVGALAGVAGGLFGGNNKKDAVTGAAIGAVVGGIAGFATAYYTAIDSCYKENPSWIPESNLQRTKDYNKVKRETHYKPKQGVLLRVESVKVAQPVKAGDFAEVDSAFIVMTPDGAEIPVTIERKLFVVDDKGEQTEVPFPGHATSEQHTFEPGEQQDTVRIPIPHDAKPGSLYSMRFSVAAGDKPPVDMTQQFAVTQ from the coding sequence ATGGCGAGCAATAAAAAAGCAAAAGTGGCCAGCGTGGTCACGGCAATGGGGTTGCTGTTTTCATCGACAGCGCTGTTCGCGCAGGAGTCGGCGAACAGTGATCTGGATAGCTGTGTCAGGCAGAAGCAGGTCATCACCACCGTCAAGGGCTCCGTCGTCGGGGCGTTGGCCGGTGTGGCGGGTGGGCTGTTCGGCGGTAACAACAAGAAGGATGCCGTGACCGGCGCGGCGATCGGCGCCGTGGTCGGCGGGATTGCAGGCTTCGCTACCGCCTATTACACCGCGATCGATAGCTGTTACAAGGAAAACCCGTCCTGGATTCCCGAGTCCAATCTCCAGCGCACCAAGGATTACAACAAGGTCAAGCGGGAAACGCACTACAAACCGAAGCAGGGTGTGTTGCTGCGAGTCGAATCCGTCAAGGTGGCTCAACCGGTCAAGGCCGGCGATTTTGCCGAGGTCGACAGCGCGTTCATCGTGATGACACCCGATGGTGCGGAAATTCCCGTGACGATCGAGCGCAAGCTGTTCGTCGTGGATGACAAGGGCGAGCAGACCGAAGTGCCTTTCCCGGGCCATGCTACGTCCGAGCAGCATACGTTCGAACCCGGCGAGCAGCAGGATACCGTGCGTATTCCCATTCCGCATGACGCGAAGCCCGGCAGTCTCTATAGCATGCGATTCAGCGTGGCGGCCGGCGATAAGCCGCCCGTCGATATGACCCAGCAATTTGCCGTAACGCAATAA
- a CDS encoding DUF4384 domain-containing protein — protein sequence MVAVGTEQPSATAATSATAVAAAPGEGKPAGKIVKVAQKKPAQIGVSYFIRLKDADGTTHDVLARRVFKSGEHFQLGVKVNRPSYVYILNEAPDGTVTQIYPQPAQDNFVDAMGTVFFPARGSFVFDDKPGMEKLMVFLTPEREHQDVTQRLRHVAPDLVSTPAAMNTAAATCTTPGLATADAASGDVMPAMAASGGVAPMQTADASNGAAPMQMPMPDSQANPAPMQMADASTGYAAKGIAFSPEQGPASGCGNTQTQDYSAKGIAFSDDAAPAAGGQVASYVVKQAPKSGGHLYLKINLAHE from the coding sequence GTGGTGGCGGTGGGAACGGAGCAGCCTTCCGCAACCGCGGCAACTTCGGCAACCGCGGTTGCCGCCGCGCCGGGCGAGGGCAAGCCCGCGGGCAAGATCGTCAAGGTGGCGCAGAAGAAACCTGCCCAGATCGGCGTGAGCTATTTCATCCGCCTCAAGGATGCCGACGGCACGACGCACGACGTGCTCGCCCGGCGCGTATTCAAGAGTGGCGAGCATTTCCAGTTGGGCGTGAAGGTCAACCGGCCGTCCTATGTCTATATCCTCAACGAAGCGCCGGACGGGACGGTGACGCAGATCTATCCGCAACCCGCGCAGGACAATTTTGTCGACGCAATGGGCACGGTGTTTTTCCCGGCCAGGGGTTCGTTCGTGTTCGACGACAAGCCGGGCATGGAGAAACTGATGGTGTTCCTCACACCCGAGCGCGAGCATCAGGACGTGACGCAGCGCCTGCGCCACGTCGCCCCCGATCTGGTTTCGACGCCGGCCGCGATGAACACGGCAGCCGCGACCTGCACGACGCCGGGGCTGGCGACGGCCGATGCCGCGTCGGGTGACGTCATGCCGGCCATGGCGGCGTCGGGCGGCGTCGCGCCGATGCAGACGGCCGACGCATCGAATGGCGCTGCCCCGATGCAGATGCCCATGCCGGACAGCCAGGCGAACCCCGCCCCGATGCAAATGGCGGATGCCTCGACCGGTTATGCAGCGAAAGGAATCGCATTTTCGCCCGAGCAGGGTCCGGCTTCGGGTTGCGGCAATACGCAGACGCAAGACTATTCCGCGAAGGGCATCGCGTTCAGCGATGACGCTGCGCCGGCGGCGGGCGGCCAGGTGGCCTCGTATGTCGTGAAGCAGGCGCCGAAGTCAGGCGGTCATCTTTATCTGAAGATCAATCTCGCACACGAGTAA
- a CDS encoding methyl-accepting chemotaxis protein, with translation MRNNQPVTQQEFEFPDNATLMSTTDVDSHITYANAAFIQISGFTSEEITGQPHNLVRHPDMPKEAFADMWATLKGGEPWTGLVKNRRKNGDHYWVRANATPVIRNGRPVGYMSVRTKASRDEIAAADALYRDFREGRARGLRIHKGLVVRGGALRWLSAFKTMPVRWRIRGALLVAAPALVAAGWLAGLGGAGLAGFAGTTVAISIAASLWLEAQISRPLEAMLKQALSVASGETQKVDHMDRVDEIGMTLRTISQLGLMFRWLIDDVSEQVMNVRTAIDEIAQGNNDLSRRTEQAASNVQQTAASMAQMTASVKSNAETAMQANTLSGTASDAAARGGEAVSEVVTTMSDITESSRKIADIIGVIDGIAFQTNILALNAAVEAARAGEQGRGFAVVAGEVRALAQRSANSAREIKALIGASVEKVESGSKLVNDAGKTMDDIVTQVKRVSDLIAEIRSATDEQSSGVTQVDRAVGDLDNITQQNAALVEESTAASESLRQQARSLVEAVSVFRR, from the coding sequence ATGCGCAACAACCAGCCAGTTACGCAACAGGAGTTCGAGTTCCCCGACAACGCGACGCTGATGTCCACGACCGACGTCGACAGCCACATCACGTACGCGAACGCTGCGTTCATCCAGATCAGCGGCTTCACGAGCGAAGAGATCACCGGACAGCCGCACAACCTCGTCCGCCATCCGGACATGCCGAAGGAAGCGTTCGCCGACATGTGGGCGACGCTGAAGGGCGGCGAGCCGTGGACCGGGCTCGTCAAGAACCGCCGCAAGAACGGCGACCACTACTGGGTGCGCGCGAACGCGACGCCCGTGATCCGCAACGGCCGGCCGGTCGGTTATATGTCGGTGCGCACGAAGGCGTCGCGCGACGAGATCGCGGCCGCCGACGCGCTGTACCGGGACTTCCGCGAAGGCCGCGCGCGCGGCCTTCGCATCCACAAGGGCCTCGTCGTGCGCGGCGGCGCGCTGCGCTGGTTGTCCGCGTTCAAGACGATGCCGGTGCGCTGGCGCATCCGCGGCGCGCTGCTGGTCGCCGCGCCGGCGCTGGTGGCGGCCGGATGGCTCGCGGGCCTCGGCGGCGCCGGGCTCGCCGGGTTCGCGGGCACGACCGTCGCGATCTCGATCGCCGCGTCGCTGTGGCTGGAAGCGCAGATTTCGCGGCCGCTGGAGGCGATGCTGAAACAGGCGCTGAGCGTCGCGAGCGGCGAGACGCAGAAGGTCGATCACATGGATCGCGTCGACGAGATCGGGATGACGCTGCGCACCATCAGCCAGCTCGGGCTGATGTTCCGCTGGCTGATCGACGACGTCAGCGAACAGGTGATGAACGTGCGCACCGCGATCGACGAGATCGCGCAGGGCAACAACGACCTGAGCCGCCGCACCGAGCAGGCCGCGTCGAATGTGCAGCAGACGGCCGCGTCGATGGCGCAGATGACCGCGTCCGTGAAGAGCAACGCGGAGACCGCGATGCAGGCGAACACGCTGTCCGGCACCGCAAGCGATGCCGCCGCGCGCGGCGGCGAGGCGGTCTCCGAGGTCGTCACCACGATGAGCGACATCACCGAAAGCTCGCGCAAGATCGCCGACATCATCGGCGTGATCGACGGGATCGCGTTCCAGACGAACATCCTTGCGTTGAACGCGGCCGTCGAGGCGGCGCGGGCGGGCGAGCAGGGGCGCGGCTTCGCGGTGGTCGCGGGCGAGGTGCGCGCGCTCGCGCAGCGCAGCGCGAATTCGGCGCGCGAGATCAAGGCGCTGATCGGCGCGAGCGTCGAGAAGGTCGAATCGGGCTCGAAGCTCGTGAACGACGCGGGCAAGACGATGGACGATATCGTGACGCAGGTGAAGCGCGTGTCGGACCTGATCGCGGAGATCCGGTCGGCGACCGACGAGCAGAGCAGCGGCGTCACGCAGGTCGATCGCGCGGTCGGGGATCTGGACAACATCACGCAGCAGAACGCGGCGCTGGTGGAGGAGAGCACGGCCGCGTCGGAGAGCTTGCGGCAGCAGGCGCGGAGTCTTGTCGAGGCGGTTAGTGTGTTTCGGCGGTGA
- a CDS encoding tubulin-like doman-containing protein → MADPQNHLIVGLGGSGGKIIRHLRKTIERNHAQSSGRPSARFEYLYVDTSTDELDRHDEWKVLGKDVALDRSQYIVNQAGSVRPVLDDPTSFPGLRDWIEPKSIFDFVTPSTAGAAQRRKLGRVVFAQNAGHFVKAIEDRVRELGRDQQGGGVVVHIVCGLAGGTGSGSVVDAIAQIRNKYEKSEECRILVYALLPERDFKHVHTAAGFAPYYANAYAALSELNAMAVGQYHPVNVLDGSRMKHDVYFNGCYLIGNVNENGIQFDGDNEIPRIVAEFIYQKILNKQWDGLGRAEKGENDIKNFEMEGSIKARAKLFLSLGIERIVVPEQEIKEYLAYGFAEQATRQLMYNNYRQGEGYADEPVQKDWGSEVRKPEVVQRLLLSDAHLMLEKGILDDDANNAMWKPAQEYWESVVSSQSPQIKSDQTIEQADWTNRLIERLTKVFDETYRTMGGVRKFYEIKGKARPEMARHISRQVDKELFSQWKTGTHSLIQLRQLVDALTSVLDERHKVFEAELTKGPAIEQAILQEIAEITAQFNKVGFFGKHLTDKRSSLFDEIGKKYRELFVLRTRLEGERFAGSLIPFVKEELGSLRGTIDRLQQNLAAATEKVHQEQAARLGNADSVYQQRIFDLDAIKKVMKTMLVDEPGQIVRTQQVRQALIDKVGTGVDSFEPLSRGLSLADIIVTLSRKSDEIVQGVHNEMAKEQRVLDVNIVERLQAQYGANESGLKDFVLGLYRKSGTMLQYNKSEVDRGLESDKMGGRTGRVTTVCVFLPECESRKEFREQLASAFAQQKDPASDTVVQTGRLENEIVIMKIASLMPARYVESLAMLKKHYDGLLGDHNESYLLHGEGNGKRLPPLYALTGAQVQAQQKRRPYRLVARLLEMVKSRQNRTSGETEWVLMYEADGLPTSKVLEGRDWPTVFEGEQPEEAQQLIEREVSRRIEADYRHRDDKNALLDKFNAFARTIYEEAGSDDDPAYRSLVEMKPLVRDIIGLKD, encoded by the coding sequence ATGGCAGATCCGCAAAATCACCTGATCGTCGGCCTCGGCGGCTCCGGCGGCAAAATCATTCGTCACCTTCGCAAGACCATCGAACGCAATCATGCGCAGAGCAGCGGCCGCCCGTCCGCGCGCTTCGAATATCTGTACGTCGATACGTCCACTGACGAACTCGACAGGCACGACGAATGGAAAGTGCTCGGCAAGGACGTGGCGCTGGACCGTAGCCAGTACATCGTCAACCAGGCCGGCAGCGTGCGCCCGGTGCTTGACGATCCGACCTCGTTCCCGGGGCTGCGCGACTGGATCGAGCCGAAGTCGATCTTCGACTTCGTCACGCCGAGCACGGCGGGCGCCGCGCAGCGCCGCAAGCTGGGGCGGGTGGTGTTCGCGCAGAACGCCGGGCATTTCGTGAAAGCGATCGAAGACCGCGTGCGCGAACTCGGAAGGGACCAGCAAGGCGGCGGCGTGGTCGTGCACATCGTCTGCGGTCTGGCCGGCGGGACCGGCAGCGGCTCCGTGGTCGACGCGATCGCGCAGATCCGCAACAAGTACGAAAAGTCCGAAGAGTGCCGGATCCTGGTCTATGCGTTGCTGCCCGAACGCGATTTCAAGCATGTCCACACCGCTGCCGGCTTTGCGCCGTATTACGCGAATGCGTATGCGGCGCTGTCGGAACTCAATGCAATGGCGGTCGGCCAGTACCATCCGGTGAACGTGCTCGATGGTTCGCGGATGAAGCACGACGTCTATTTCAACGGCTGTTATCTCATCGGCAACGTCAACGAGAACGGTATCCAGTTCGACGGTGACAACGAGATTCCGCGCATCGTCGCCGAATTCATCTACCAGAAGATCCTCAACAAGCAGTGGGATGGCCTGGGGCGCGCCGAGAAGGGCGAGAACGACATCAAGAACTTCGAGATGGAAGGGAGCATCAAGGCGCGCGCCAAGCTGTTCCTTTCGCTCGGCATCGAGCGCATCGTGGTGCCCGAGCAGGAAATCAAGGAGTATCTGGCCTATGGGTTCGCCGAGCAGGCGACCCGGCAGTTGATGTACAACAACTATCGCCAGGGCGAGGGGTATGCCGACGAACCCGTGCAGAAAGACTGGGGGTCGGAGGTGCGCAAGCCCGAAGTGGTGCAGCGCCTGCTGCTCAGCGACGCGCACCTGATGCTTGAGAAGGGTATCCTGGACGACGACGCGAACAACGCCATGTGGAAGCCAGCCCAGGAATACTGGGAATCGGTGGTGAGCAGCCAGTCGCCGCAGATCAAGAGCGACCAGACGATCGAGCAGGCCGACTGGACCAACCGCCTGATCGAGCGTCTGACCAAGGTGTTCGACGAGACCTATCGGACCATGGGCGGGGTGCGCAAGTTCTACGAGATCAAGGGCAAGGCGCGTCCAGAGATGGCGCGGCACATCAGCCGTCAGGTCGACAAGGAGCTGTTCAGTCAGTGGAAGACCGGCACGCACTCGTTGATCCAGCTGCGCCAACTGGTCGATGCGCTGACCAGCGTGCTCGACGAACGGCACAAGGTGTTCGAGGCCGAGTTGACGAAGGGGCCGGCCATCGAGCAGGCAATCTTGCAGGAGATCGCGGAGATCACCGCCCAGTTCAACAAGGTGGGTTTCTTCGGCAAGCATCTGACCGACAAGCGCAGCAGTCTGTTCGACGAGATCGGCAAGAAATATCGCGAGCTTTTCGTGCTGCGCACGCGGCTGGAAGGCGAACGTTTCGCGGGCAGCCTGATTCCGTTCGTCAAGGAGGAACTGGGATCGCTGCGCGGCACCATCGATCGGCTTCAGCAAAACCTGGCCGCCGCCACCGAGAAGGTGCATCAGGAGCAGGCAGCGCGTCTCGGCAATGCCGATTCGGTCTACCAGCAGCGCATCTTCGACCTGGACGCGATCAAGAAGGTCATGAAGACCATGCTGGTCGACGAGCCGGGGCAGATCGTGCGCACGCAGCAGGTGCGCCAGGCTCTGATCGACAAGGTCGGCACCGGGGTCGATTCGTTCGAACCGTTGAGCCGCGGCCTGTCGCTCGCCGACATCATCGTTACGCTTTCGCGGAAGTCGGACGAGATCGTCCAGGGGGTGCACAACGAAATGGCGAAAGAGCAGCGCGTGCTCGACGTCAATATCGTTGAGCGCCTGCAGGCGCAATACGGCGCAAACGAGAGTGGTTTGAAGGATTTCGTGCTCGGGCTCTACCGGAAGTCGGGCACGATGCTTCAATACAACAAGTCGGAAGTCGACCGGGGCCTGGAGTCGGACAAGATGGGCGGCCGTACGGGCCGGGTGACGACGGTCTGCGTGTTCCTGCCGGAATGCGAGAGCCGGAAAGAGTTCCGGGAGCAACTGGCGAGTGCTTTCGCCCAGCAGAAGGACCCGGCGTCGGACACGGTGGTGCAGACCGGGCGGCTCGAAAACGAAATCGTCATCATGAAGATTGCCTCGTTGATGCCGGCGCGCTATGTCGAGTCGCTCGCCATGCTCAAGAAGCACTACGACGGTTTGCTCGGCGACCACAACGAGTCGTATTTGCTGCATGGCGAAGGCAACGGCAAGCGCTTGCCCCCGCTCTACGCGCTGACCGGCGCGCAGGTCCAGGCACAGCAGAAGCGCCGGCCTTACCGGCTGGTAGCGCGTCTGCTGGAGATGGTGAAGTCGCGTCAGAACCGCACCAGCGGCGAGACGGAGTGGGTGCTGATGTACGAAGCCGATGGTTTGCCGACGTCGAAGGTGCTGGAGGGCCGGGACTGGCCGACCGTATTCGAAGGCGAGCAGCCCGAAGAGGCCCAGCAACTGATCGAGCGGGAAGTGTCGCGCCGCATCGAAGCGGATTACAGGCACCGCGATGACAAAAACGCATTGCTCGACAAGTTCAACGCGTTCGCCCGGACCATCTACGAAGAGGCGGGATCGGACGACGATCCCGCGTACCGGTCGTTGGTGGAGATGAAACCGCTGGTGCGCGACATCATCGGTTTGAAGGATTGA
- a CDS encoding NINE protein, translating into MNTDKRLLPAFLLCLFLGSLGLHRFYAGKIGTGVLMLLTLGGLGIWTLIDLIMLVCGAFKDRNGNKITQWT; encoded by the coding sequence ATGAATACGGACAAGCGCTTATTGCCAGCGTTTTTGCTTTGCCTGTTTTTGGGCAGCCTTGGATTGCATCGATTTTATGCCGGCAAGATCGGTACGGGCGTTCTGATGCTGCTGACGCTGGGCGGCCTCGGCATCTGGACGCTGATCGATCTGATCATGCTGGTGTGTGGCGCATTCAAGGATCGCAACGGCAACAAAATCACCCAATGGACCTGA
- a CDS encoding tetratricopeptide repeat protein: protein MANYKCPALGDCERANKGEIFERTPGEELRCPTCGTTLEAVARPGTKKNPGDDGGKGIGTPVIAAIAAAVVIVVGGGAYFYLHAHRSATVVPPVASESAPAPVSASAPVVVAAASAPATAPATGLAPDDAEIARQSQAAAGQLASGSASDALADSKGAAAKEMIKVAVADMKQGKLDEAEHALNDALAQDPKQSLAYYNLGVLRLRQGNTDEALKQFEASFLNGFNYFDAMDKDPDLNGIRNDPRFTALVKKYRAPAV from the coding sequence ATGGCAAATTACAAGTGCCCGGCGCTAGGCGATTGCGAGCGCGCGAACAAGGGCGAGATATTCGAACGCACGCCGGGCGAAGAACTGCGCTGCCCGACTTGCGGAACCACGCTGGAAGCGGTGGCTCGGCCCGGTACGAAGAAAAATCCGGGGGATGACGGCGGGAAGGGCATCGGTACGCCCGTCATTGCCGCGATCGCGGCGGCGGTGGTGATCGTCGTGGGCGGCGGCGCTTATTTCTATCTGCATGCGCATCGGTCTGCGACCGTCGTGCCGCCTGTCGCGTCCGAATCCGCTCCGGCGCCGGTTTCGGCTTCGGCCCCCGTGGTGGTGGCGGCCGCGTCGGCGCCGGCGACTGCTCCGGCGACCGGGCTGGCACCCGACGACGCCGAGATTGCCCGGCAAAGCCAGGCCGCTGCGGGTCAGTTGGCGAGCGGCAGTGCGTCGGACGCTCTGGCGGATAGCAAGGGCGCAGCCGCGAAGGAGATGATCAAGGTCGCCGTCGCCGACATGAAGCAGGGCAAACTGGACGAGGCGGAGCACGCGCTGAATGACGCGTTGGCCCAGGACCCGAAGCAGTCGCTCGCTTACTACAATCTCGGCGTGCTGCGTCTGCGGCAGGGGAACACCGATGAGGCGCTCAAGCAGTTCGAGGCCAGCTTCCTGAACGGCTTCAACTATTTCGACGCGATGGACAAGGATCCGGACCTGAACGGCATCCGCAACGATCCGCGCTTCACGGCGCTCGTGAAGAAATATCGCGCACCGGCGGTCTGA
- a CDS encoding DUF779 domain-containing protein, whose protein sequence is MADAPVLRVTATPAALALIERLAGEHGPLLFHQSGGCCDGSAPMCFPASEFMVGQADVQLGTIGGMPFYMTEAQFEYWQHTQLIIDVVPGNGGMFSLERPTGLRFLTRSRLFDDTENAWLEAHPAPRAET, encoded by the coding sequence ATGGCTGACGCCCCCGTCCTGCGCGTGACCGCGACGCCCGCCGCGCTCGCGCTGATCGAACGGCTCGCCGGCGAGCACGGGCCGCTGCTGTTCCACCAGTCCGGCGGCTGCTGCGACGGCAGCGCGCCGATGTGCTTTCCCGCGTCGGAGTTCATGGTCGGACAGGCGGACGTGCAACTCGGCACGATCGGCGGCATGCCCTTCTACATGACCGAAGCACAGTTCGAATATTGGCAGCACACGCAACTGATCATCGACGTGGTGCCCGGCAACGGCGGCATGTTCTCGCTCGAACGGCCGACCGGTCTGCGCTTCCTGACCCGCTCGCGCCTGTTCGACGACACGGAAAACGCGTGGCTCGAAGCGCATCCCGCGCCGCGCGCCGAAACCTGA